In Paenibacillus larvae subsp. larvae, the following proteins share a genomic window:
- a CDS encoding ABC transporter substrate-binding protein, with protein MKWKSGFILLVCLMFLLVTACSKSGGADGDDKNGKKNEITVWTYPVYDKYEDELKQLIADYEKEQTNIKIKYEVLSWEEGSKKFDVALNAGTPPDIYFHAVNGQIVNSGLALELDKYMTQEMKDDFYQGVLDLGKVQGKQYGIPLYTEVWTFGGNKRIFEEEGIDYKKIQKEGWTWDEFMEIGKKLTKKLPNGSTQYGFVTDGTSNDFLEMISRNAGLLDVVDKDGKFIWNDDRILKTLQFTAELIKEGVMPKETVSLNPQKRTDMFYQSKAAMLSKAFPYYDVLLRQRNKDIDEGKSKGEKIEFILLPVPHEKNSEPKTTVVADGYVAFKQKNDKGEEHAKNTFDVLEYLTGSKAGNSANQLAGNFVRKSQAKAFEGKGIGNPDNQNVAAELFKQAVHPADLFVDASVGEKIKQFKDQVQKPSYQAVLNGEKTPEQAFEDFKTKGKQIFRK; from the coding sequence ATGAAGTGGAAATCCGGATTTATCTTATTGGTATGTTTGATGTTTCTTCTTGTAACCGCATGCAGTAAAAGCGGGGGCGCCGACGGGGATGATAAAAACGGAAAAAAGAACGAAATCACAGTCTGGACCTATCCCGTCTATGACAAATACGAAGATGAGCTTAAGCAGTTAATTGCAGATTATGAAAAGGAACAGACAAACATTAAGATCAAATATGAGGTGCTGTCCTGGGAGGAAGGCAGTAAAAAATTTGATGTGGCTTTAAATGCGGGAACACCTCCTGATATATATTTCCATGCTGTAAACGGACAAATCGTCAATTCCGGACTGGCGCTAGAGCTGGATAAATACATGACCCAGGAAATGAAGGACGATTTCTATCAGGGTGTGCTTGATTTAGGGAAAGTCCAGGGCAAACAATACGGAATTCCGCTTTATACGGAAGTGTGGACATTTGGAGGCAACAAGCGGATTTTTGAAGAAGAGGGCATCGATTACAAAAAGATTCAGAAAGAGGGTTGGACCTGGGATGAATTTATGGAAATCGGTAAAAAGCTGACCAAGAAACTTCCCAACGGTTCGACCCAGTACGGCTTTGTAACGGATGGAACATCCAATGACTTCCTGGAGATGATTTCCCGAAATGCGGGGCTGCTGGATGTGGTAGACAAAGACGGCAAATTTATATGGAACGACGACCGGATTTTAAAAACACTGCAATTTACTGCAGAACTGATTAAAGAAGGTGTCATGCCCAAGGAGACGGTATCTTTAAACCCGCAAAAAAGAACAGATATGTTCTATCAGAGTAAAGCTGCGATGCTGAGCAAAGCATTCCCTTACTATGACGTTCTTTTGAGGCAACGGAATAAGGATATTGATGAGGGTAAATCGAAAGGCGAAAAAATTGAGTTTATCCTGCTTCCGGTACCTCACGAGAAAAACAGTGAACCTAAGACAACCGTAGTCGCGGACGGCTATGTGGCCTTTAAGCAGAAGAATGACAAAGGGGAGGAACATGCCAAAAACACCTTTGATGTTCTGGAATATTTAACGGGCTCCAAAGCAGGAAATTCAGCTAATCAGCTTGCAGGTAACTTTGTCCGGAAATCCCAGGCCAAAGCTTTCGAAGGGAAAGGCATCGGGAATCCGGACAATCAAAATGTAGCTGCAGAACTGTTCAAACAGGCGGTACATCCGGCCGACCTTTTTGTGGATGCTTCTGTGGGGGAAAAGATTAAACAGTTCAAGGATCAGGTGCAAAAACCGTCTTATCAGGCGGTATTGAATGGTGAAAAAACACCGGAACAGGCCTTCGAAGATTTTAAAACTAAAGGAAAACAAATTTTTAGGAAATAA
- a CDS encoding NAD(P)/FAD-dependent oxidoreductase has translation MHMDVVIVGAGPAGIFTAYELTRKQPELNVLLIDKGHDIFKRHCPILEKRIVKCPPAAGRKEFSGCLPACSITNGFGGAGAYSDGKFNITTEFGGWMTDYLPPSEVLELIKYVDEINLKHGATDNVTDPTTPAVREIERRGAGVGLKLLRAQVRHLGTEQNLEILQSIYRELETKIIMKFKTEVEDLIVEQERNGKVVKGVVCRNGETITAEKVVIVPGRDGSEWLGNLLKKNKLKLINNQVDIGVRVETSNVVMEEINKHLYEGKFLYRTSVGQVVRSFCSNPSGHVVVENHTGVMTANGHAYKDEKLGSPNTNFALLVSHIFTEPFDKPNEYAKEISRRANDLSNGSVIVQTFGDIKKGRRTTEKRIKEGFIEPTHKEAVPGDLGLVLPYNTMKSLIEMVEALDHVTPGIASDHTLFYGVEAKFYSARPHLNEHFETEIRGLYTGGDGAGITRGLAQAGACGVRIARDIVSKWNK, from the coding sequence ATGCATATGGATGTTGTAATTGTAGGTGCCGGTCCTGCTGGAATTTTTACTGCTTATGAATTAACGAGAAAACAACCTGAGCTAAACGTGCTGTTAATAGATAAAGGTCACGATATTTTTAAAAGACACTGTCCCATTTTGGAGAAACGCATTGTGAAGTGTCCCCCGGCAGCGGGAAGAAAAGAATTCAGCGGCTGTCTGCCGGCCTGTTCAATTACGAACGGTTTTGGCGGGGCAGGGGCTTATTCGGACGGAAAATTTAATATCACGACCGAATTTGGAGGGTGGATGACGGATTATCTTCCTCCCTCCGAAGTGTTAGAGCTTATTAAGTATGTAGATGAGATTAACCTGAAGCATGGCGCAACTGATAATGTAACGGACCCTACCACCCCTGCGGTTAGAGAAATTGAGCGCCGTGGAGCGGGTGTAGGGCTCAAGCTGCTGCGTGCTCAAGTGAGGCATTTGGGTACAGAACAGAATCTGGAGATTCTCCAGAGTATCTACCGCGAGCTAGAAACGAAGATCATCATGAAATTTAAAACAGAAGTTGAAGATCTGATTGTGGAACAAGAAAGGAACGGGAAAGTCGTTAAAGGAGTTGTGTGCCGGAACGGAGAAACGATTACAGCCGAGAAAGTCGTTATCGTGCCGGGACGGGACGGTTCCGAATGGCTTGGCAACCTGTTGAAGAAGAATAAATTGAAGCTGATCAATAACCAGGTGGATATCGGTGTACGCGTAGAAACATCCAACGTGGTGATGGAGGAGATCAACAAGCATCTATATGAGGGGAAATTCCTTTACCGGACATCGGTGGGCCAGGTTGTCCGCAGTTTTTGCTCCAACCCGAGCGGACATGTGGTTGTGGAAAATCATACGGGGGTAATGACGGCGAACGGGCACGCATACAAGGATGAGAAACTGGGCTCGCCGAATACGAACTTTGCCCTACTGGTATCTCATATATTTACGGAACCTTTTGACAAGCCGAATGAATATGCGAAAGAAATTTCCCGCAGGGCGAACGATTTATCCAACGGTTCAGTAATTGTTCAAACGTTCGGGGATATCAAAAAAGGCCGCCGGACTACAGAGAAACGGATCAAGGAAGGGTTCATTGAGCCTACCCACAAGGAAGCCGTACCGGGAGATCTTGGGCTGGTTCTTCCTTATAACACAATGAAAAGTCTGATTGAAATGGTAGAAGCCTTGGATCATGTTACACCGGGTATAGCCAGCGACCATACCTTGTTCTATGGGGTTGAAGCCAAATTTTATTCCGCCCGCCCTCACTTGAATGAGCATTTTGAAACGGAAATCCGCGGTTTATACACAGGAGGAGACGGTGCAGGAATCACGCGCGGTCTCGCCCAGGCCGGTGCATGCGGAGTGCGGATTGCCCGGGATATCGTAAGTAAGTGGAACAAGTAA
- a CDS encoding PTS sugar transporter subunit IIA — MDKSIKLYKPDFLISVVPLEEIDLPVCTISPLFTDADQQKLQHFIESRQSSKLAAHRFPVIRSMLDKSMIKIHTEKVHGKYLLVEMAEQLREKGFVKEGYTESMLKREAMSSTSIGGGILLPHGEYTLVNRSRVLLHKLKYPLTLENESIYFVFMLALKSENLEGLEQLFYELGDIVDDPVFLEKLKAQHTPADLYDCF, encoded by the coding sequence TTGGATAAATCCATAAAACTGTACAAGCCTGATTTCCTGATAAGCGTAGTGCCTTTAGAGGAGATTGATTTACCGGTTTGCACGATTTCTCCCCTCTTTACAGATGCCGATCAGCAAAAGCTGCAGCATTTTATAGAATCCAGGCAGAGCAGTAAACTGGCTGCACACCGTTTTCCTGTCATCCGGAGTATGCTGGACAAATCTATGATCAAGATTCACACCGAGAAAGTTCATGGAAAATATCTGCTGGTGGAGATGGCAGAACAGCTCCGTGAAAAAGGGTTCGTGAAGGAAGGATATACGGAGTCAATGCTTAAACGGGAGGCCATGTCTTCCACTTCTATCGGCGGCGGCATTCTTCTTCCACACGGAGAATATACGCTGGTGAACCGGAGCCGGGTCCTTTTGCACAAGCTGAAGTACCCTCTCACTTTAGAAAACGAATCCATTTATTTTGTGTTTATGCTGGCTTTAAAATCTGAGAATTTGGAAGGCCTGGAACAGCTATTTTATGAGCTTGGGGATATTGTGGATGATCCAGTCTTTTTGGAAAAATTAAAAGCTCAGCATACACCTGCTGACTTATACGATTGCTTCTAG
- a CDS encoding BglG family transcription antiterminator, which produces MNARQKRLLTFFLTKESKFISIKELASNMNCSEKTIRNDFKVLDNWLIKRSQAVLIRKPSAGVCLQAEDFEKKQLLLELDKVQVDMLQDHRKLNIAKLLLTREEWVTIQELAELFYTNRAVIREDLDELDEWVERHGLILVRRQNYGVKLGGPERMKRRAVSAIAELAPAAHKSSFEYMADWFAPSERQMAETCLRRLESTLPFSFTDLAFQSLLFHVLIAYHRYKLDLRLNELPGETEIIRQKPEYTQMKALIRDLDTAFAVALPEEEILNLTLHLFGAKIQLDATLTPKEREDLLKQLEPEIVTFTGDLIRRVSQKVDPSLVQDEELRVLLAIHLHTAAARIRHGLPIVNPMLKEIKKMYFYILEVLYSVLPDLEEEYGIHLPEDEVGYVAVHFQSSLETNRQQHRAKALVVCTMGIGSHNCYGLKSNGHLPL; this is translated from the coding sequence ATGAACGCAAGACAAAAACGTTTGCTCACTTTTTTTCTTACAAAAGAATCGAAGTTTATTTCTATCAAAGAGCTGGCTTCCAATATGAACTGTTCGGAAAAAACAATCCGGAACGATTTTAAGGTTCTGGATAACTGGCTCATTAAGCGCTCTCAGGCTGTATTGATCCGTAAACCAAGTGCCGGGGTTTGTCTTCAGGCGGAAGATTTCGAGAAAAAACAGCTGCTGCTGGAATTAGACAAGGTGCAAGTGGATATGCTGCAGGATCACCGCAAACTGAATATAGCCAAATTGCTTTTGACCCGCGAGGAGTGGGTGACCATCCAGGAACTCGCCGAGCTTTTCTACACCAATCGAGCGGTTATCCGGGAAGATTTGGATGAACTGGATGAATGGGTAGAGCGGCATGGTCTTATTTTGGTACGCAGACAGAACTACGGCGTTAAACTGGGAGGTCCAGAACGAATGAAGCGCCGTGCCGTCTCCGCCATCGCCGAGCTTGCTCCGGCCGCACATAAAAGCAGCTTTGAATATATGGCAGACTGGTTTGCCCCTAGTGAGAGGCAGATGGCCGAAACCTGCCTGCGGAGACTCGAAAGCACACTTCCCTTCAGCTTTACGGACCTTGCCTTCCAATCTCTGCTGTTTCATGTATTGATCGCCTATCACCGGTATAAATTGGACCTTAGGCTGAATGAGCTGCCCGGCGAAACCGAAATTATCCGGCAGAAACCCGAATATACCCAGATGAAAGCGTTAATTCGGGATTTGGACACAGCCTTTGCCGTTGCCCTTCCGGAAGAGGAAATTTTAAACCTGACCCTTCATCTGTTCGGGGCCAAAATTCAGCTTGATGCTACTTTGACGCCTAAGGAACGGGAAGATTTATTGAAACAACTGGAGCCGGAAATCGTAACCTTTACAGGGGATTTGATCAGAAGAGTCAGCCAAAAGGTAGACCCTTCCCTCGTTCAGGATGAGGAACTAAGAGTTCTTCTGGCCATTCATCTTCACACAGCGGCGGCCCGGATCAGACACGGTCTGCCCATTGTGAACCCGATGCTGAAGGAAATCAAGAAAATGTACTTTTATATTCTTGAGGTCCTCTATTCTGTTCTGCCCGACCTAGAGGAGGAGTATGGAATTCATCTGCCTGAAGATGAGGTGGGCTATGTAGCGGTTCATTTCCAATCCTCTCTTGAGACGAATAGGCAGCAGCATAGAGCAAAAGCTCTTGTGGTCTGTACGATGGGAATAGGATCTCACAACTGCTACGGACTAAAATCAAACGGTCATTTACCTCTGTAG
- the ptsP gene encoding phosphoenolpyruvate--protein phosphotransferase, producing MELRGIAAASGYAMGPAFLLQETEAEIVRRELSPEEAEMEVKRFEAEVNQSIAELEELKVQTEEKMGEEHANIFGTHILVLQDEEYIGRVKEMIQSNRINAEAALEDATQEIVTLFESMDNEYLRERAADIRDVSKRIMNHLLGLEAGGLSQVKDSVVLLAHDLTPSDTAQLDRDKIAGFATNIGGRTSHSAIMARSMEIPAVVGLNDVTAKVKSGDYVILDGAKGILLINPEESVIASYKELQQKYEARLQELKKFHDKPSVTADGHLLEIVSNIGNPQDAHAAERSGAEGIGLYRSEFLYMGRQSLPSEEEQFDAYKVVAEIFGSKAPVVIRTLDIGGDKELPYMDLPKEANPFLGYRAIRLCLDRKDIFKTQLRAILRASSFGNIKLMYPMIATMQELREANAILAEVKQELDKENIPYNREMEVGMMIEVPAAALVADQLAREVDFFSIGTNDLVQYTMAADRMNERVSYLTEPFNPAVLRLIRNVINAAHQQGKWAGMCGEMAGNLTAIPLLVGLGLDEFSMSAGSILSARALMSRLNRPEMQKLAEEALNMTSAEEIKQYVESKVPAVAELTL from the coding sequence ATGGAACTACGAGGAATTGCCGCAGCATCCGGTTATGCGATGGGACCTGCTTTTCTTCTTCAAGAAACAGAAGCAGAAATTGTCAGACGCGAGCTTTCTCCTGAAGAAGCGGAAATGGAAGTGAAGCGTTTTGAGGCAGAAGTGAATCAATCCATTGCCGAACTGGAAGAATTGAAGGTACAGACAGAGGAAAAAATGGGCGAAGAACATGCCAATATTTTCGGCACCCATATCCTTGTTCTTCAAGATGAGGAGTATATCGGCAGAGTGAAAGAAATGATTCAAAGCAACCGGATCAATGCCGAGGCCGCTCTGGAAGATGCCACCCAGGAAATTGTCACTTTGTTCGAAAGTATGGATAACGAGTACTTGCGCGAACGGGCGGCAGATATCCGTGATGTAAGCAAACGGATTATGAATCACCTCCTTGGGTTAGAAGCAGGCGGACTCAGCCAGGTGAAAGATTCAGTTGTTCTGCTTGCCCATGACCTGACTCCATCCGACACAGCCCAGCTGGACCGTGATAAAATTGCCGGTTTCGCCACCAACATTGGAGGACGTACTTCTCACTCGGCCATCATGGCCCGTTCCATGGAAATTCCTGCGGTTGTAGGTTTGAATGATGTAACAGCAAAAGTAAAATCGGGCGATTATGTTATTTTGGACGGAGCTAAAGGCATCCTGTTGATTAATCCGGAAGAATCCGTAATCGCTTCTTATAAAGAATTGCAGCAAAAATATGAAGCCCGCCTTCAGGAATTGAAAAAGTTTCATGATAAACCATCCGTAACCGCTGACGGCCACCTTCTTGAGATTGTATCAAACATCGGAAATCCCCAGGATGCCCACGCGGCCGAACGCAGCGGAGCCGAGGGCATCGGCTTGTACCGTTCGGAGTTTCTTTACATGGGACGGCAAAGTCTTCCTTCGGAGGAAGAACAGTTCGATGCTTACAAGGTGGTCGCAGAAATATTCGGAAGCAAAGCTCCTGTAGTTATCCGGACGCTTGATATCGGCGGAGACAAAGAGCTTCCGTATATGGATCTTCCTAAAGAAGCGAATCCGTTTCTTGGCTACCGGGCGATCAGGCTTTGTCTGGATCGGAAGGACATTTTCAAAACACAGCTTCGCGCTATACTCCGTGCCAGCTCTTTTGGCAACATCAAGCTGATGTACCCGATGATTGCAACTATGCAGGAGCTTAGAGAGGCAAATGCCATCCTGGCCGAGGTCAAGCAAGAACTGGACAAGGAAAACATTCCTTATAATCGTGAAATGGAAGTCGGCATGATGATCGAAGTACCGGCTGCCGCCCTGGTCGCAGACCAACTGGCCCGTGAAGTTGATTTCTTCAGTATCGGGACTAATGATCTTGTGCAATATACAATGGCGGCCGACAGGATGAATGAACGGGTCTCCTACCTGACGGAACCGTTCAATCCGGCTGTACTCCGCTTAATCCGCAATGTTATTAATGCCGCGCACCAACAAGGCAAATGGGCCGGTATGTGCGGGGAGATGGCCGGTAACCTGACGGCCATCCCGTTATTGGTCGGCCTGGGACTTGATGAATTCAGCATGAGCGCAGGCTCCATTCTCTCTGCCCGGGCACTGATGAGCAGGCTAAACCGTCCGGAAATGCAAAAACTGGCAGAAGAAGCCCTGAATATGACATCGGCAGAGGAAATCAAGCAATATGTGGAAAGCAAAGTTCCTGCCGTGGCGGAACTGACTTTATAA
- a CDS encoding HPr family phosphocarrier protein, producing the protein MQKEFTVKNPMGIHARPAGEIVKKASSFPCKITFVKGEKNVNAKSIVGVLALGLHSGDTVTVVTEGEKEEEALNEIGSLIESILE; encoded by the coding sequence ATGCAAAAAGAATTTACAGTTAAAAATCCAATGGGTATTCATGCTCGTCCTGCAGGAGAAATTGTGAAAAAAGCTTCCTCCTTCCCTTGCAAAATTACTTTTGTAAAAGGCGAGAAAAATGTAAACGCTAAAAGTATCGTCGGTGTTCTGGCTCTTGGTCTGCACAGTGGAGATACTGTAACCGTTGTTACCGAAGGGGAAAAAGAAGAAGAAGCTCTCAACGAAATTGGCTCACTGATCGAATCTATCTTGGAATAA
- the tsaE gene encoding tRNA (adenosine(37)-N6)-threonylcarbamoyltransferase complex ATPase subunit type 1 TsaE, giving the protein MTTPSYSYKANNETDTENLAGWLGDFFMPGSLLALDGDLGAGKTRFSQGLARAAGVQGVVNSPTFTIIKEYEGARLPVYHMDVYRISLEEADDLGLDEYFYGQGLTILEWASLIEELLPPDRLDIYIENAGGNQRVFRLTPRGEPYETWCRELKEKGIL; this is encoded by the coding sequence ATGACAACACCCTCTTACAGCTATAAAGCAAATAATGAAACAGATACGGAGAACTTAGCCGGGTGGTTAGGTGATTTTTTCATGCCCGGATCACTCCTTGCTCTAGACGGCGACCTGGGTGCGGGAAAAACAAGATTTTCGCAAGGACTGGCACGGGCCGCGGGCGTACAAGGAGTAGTTAACAGTCCAACTTTTACGATTATCAAAGAGTATGAAGGGGCCAGACTCCCGGTTTATCATATGGATGTGTATCGGATTTCCCTGGAGGAAGCCGATGATCTTGGCCTTGATGAGTATTTTTATGGTCAAGGGCTGACTATTTTAGAATGGGCGAGCTTGATTGAAGAATTGCTGCCTCCGGACAGACTGGATATTTATATTGAAAATGCCGGGGGGAATCAACGGGTTTTCCGCCTTACTCCTCGCGGAGAGCCGTATGAAACCTGGTGCAGGGAATTAAAGGAGAAGGGAATTTTATGA
- the tsaB gene encoding tRNA (adenosine(37)-N6)-threonylcarbamoyltransferase complex dimerization subunit type 1 TsaB — translation MTNEQLEQAASGLMLALDTSTSSMTVALLRQGKQIAQVNSRAERNHSIHLLPAVQKLIREQGYRSSDLESVAVGNGPGSYTGVRIAVTAAKTFSWSLDIPLVSVSSLEALAFGANRECNEGDSPVLHEGNDGTRRMEEDCQTGETACKPEIRWLVPLVNGRRGQAFTSLFATQKSLDWQRLEPDGIRLMENWVRDILVKAEQLAGSDREKERKQAPTEVVFAGEVGLFDPMIENFKTSWKGTVRQIPHEMKAEDIGILAYGLLLERETDNPYTLVPNYTQLTEAEVKLMGKS, via the coding sequence ATGACGAACGAACAGCTTGAACAGGCGGCTTCAGGATTGATGCTCGCTTTGGATACATCCACTTCTTCCATGACAGTGGCACTGCTAAGACAAGGAAAACAGATTGCTCAGGTGAATTCAAGAGCAGAACGCAATCATTCCATTCACCTGCTTCCTGCCGTTCAAAAACTGATTAGAGAACAGGGGTATCGTTCTTCTGATTTAGAATCTGTCGCTGTCGGGAACGGACCGGGCTCATATACAGGTGTCAGAATTGCCGTAACTGCCGCGAAAACATTTTCCTGGTCCCTGGATATTCCTCTTGTAAGTGTTTCAAGTTTGGAGGCGCTGGCTTTTGGGGCTAACCGTGAATGCAATGAAGGGGATTCACCGGTTCTGCACGAAGGAAACGATGGAACAAGACGGATGGAAGAAGATTGTCAGACAGGGGAGACGGCCTGTAAACCGGAAATCAGATGGCTGGTACCATTGGTCAATGGGAGAAGGGGACAGGCTTTTACATCCTTATTTGCCACGCAGAAATCGTTAGACTGGCAAAGGCTGGAACCGGACGGTATTCGGCTGATGGAGAACTGGGTCCGGGATATTCTGGTCAAGGCGGAACAACTTGCAGGCTCTGATCGGGAAAAAGAGCGGAAACAAGCCCCTACCGAGGTTGTCTTTGCCGGGGAAGTCGGGCTTTTTGATCCCATGATCGAGAACTTTAAAACTTCCTGGAAAGGGACGGTGCGGCAGATACCGCATGAAATGAAGGCGGAAGATATAGGAATCTTGGCTTATGGTTTGCTGCTGGAGAGAGAAACGGACAATCCCTATACACTGGTTCCAAACTATACGCAACTCACGGAAGCTGAAGTTAAGCTGATGGGGAAATCTTAG
- the rimI gene encoding ribosomal protein S18-alanine N-acetyltransferase — MQVGDISRICEIEQEAFTTPWSAGAFINELTSNHFARYMVMEVHGDIAGYGGMWLIMDEAHITNIAVSETYRGRKLGERLLREMQKTAGFLGAKRMTLEVRASNHIAQRLYNKMGFVYSGIRKGYYTDNNEDAIIMWAELPDINTSGPED, encoded by the coding sequence ATGCAGGTCGGGGATATTTCACGGATCTGCGAAATTGAGCAGGAAGCTTTTACGACCCCTTGGTCGGCGGGTGCTTTCATAAATGAACTGACGAGCAACCATTTCGCCCGGTATATGGTTATGGAAGTTCATGGTGACATAGCCGGTTATGGTGGAATGTGGCTTATTATGGACGAAGCGCACATTACGAATATTGCCGTTTCTGAAACATACCGTGGCCGGAAACTGGGGGAAAGACTGCTGCGTGAGATGCAAAAGACGGCAGGTTTTCTCGGGGCGAAACGGATGACCCTGGAAGTCAGGGCTTCAAACCATATTGCTCAGCGTTTATACAACAAAATGGGTTTTGTATATTCTGGTATCCGCAAAGGCTATTATACCGACAACAACGAAGATGCCATCATTATGTGGGCTGAATTGCCCGATATAAATACTAGCGGTCCGGAGGACTGA
- the tsaD gene encoding tRNA (adenosine(37)-N6)-threonylcarbamoyltransferase complex transferase subunit TsaD, which yields MEKMDKKPTYILAIETSCDETSVAIVRDGKHILANVVSSQIETHQKFGGVVPEIASRKHVESITWIMQKGLTEAKLTNRDLSAIAVTRGPGLVGSLLVGIVAAKALACALELPLIGVHHIAGHIYANQLVHKLEYPLMALVVSGGHTELVHMEEKGKFRIIGQTRDDAAGEAYDKVGRALHLPYPGGPHIDRLAHEADVEIEMPRAWLEADSYDFSFSGLKSAVLNVVNQSNMRGEALQSAQIARGFQNSVIDVLVEKSARAIEEFGAKQLLLCGGVAANRGLRTRLNERCNRLGIPLLAPPMKLCTDNAAMIAAAAFLKWEKKEFTSLDFKAEPLLDLETW from the coding sequence ATGGAAAAGATGGACAAAAAGCCGACTTACATTTTAGCGATAGAAACTAGCTGCGATGAAACATCTGTGGCTATAGTCCGGGACGGTAAGCATATCTTGGCCAATGTAGTATCCAGCCAAATTGAGACACACCAAAAATTCGGCGGAGTAGTACCGGAAATTGCTTCACGAAAGCACGTGGAATCCATAACCTGGATCATGCAGAAAGGGCTCACGGAAGCGAAACTGACGAATCGGGATTTATCCGCCATTGCGGTTACCCGGGGACCCGGACTTGTCGGCTCCCTGCTTGTAGGTATTGTGGCAGCGAAAGCACTGGCTTGTGCTCTTGAACTGCCGCTAATTGGCGTACATCATATTGCCGGGCATATTTATGCGAATCAGTTGGTCCATAAGCTGGAATATCCGCTTATGGCCCTGGTCGTATCCGGCGGACATACCGAGCTTGTTCATATGGAGGAGAAAGGAAAATTCCGCATTATTGGACAAACGCGCGATGATGCGGCCGGGGAGGCTTATGATAAGGTAGGGCGGGCCCTTCACCTGCCATATCCGGGCGGTCCCCATATTGACCGTCTTGCTCACGAGGCCGATGTGGAAATTGAGATGCCGCGCGCCTGGCTGGAGGCCGATTCCTACGACTTCAGCTTCAGCGGGCTGAAATCTGCTGTTCTGAATGTGGTGAATCAGTCCAATATGCGAGGTGAAGCGTTGCAGTCGGCCCAAATCGCGCGAGGATTTCAGAACTCCGTCATCGACGTGCTTGTGGAGAAATCGGCCCGCGCGATTGAGGAATTCGGTGCCAAGCAGCTTCTGCTTTGCGGCGGGGTGGCCGCCAATAGGGGGCTCCGTACCCGGTTGAATGAGCGGTGTAACCGGCTGGGGATTCCGCTTCTGGCTCCCCCGATGAAGTTATGTACGGACAATGCGGCCATGATTGCCGCCGCCGCTTTTCTGAAATGGGAGAAGAAGGAGTTTACTTCCCTCGACTTCAAGGCGGAACCGTTGCTTGATCTGGAAACCTGGTAA